One genomic region from Kwoniella dejecticola CBS 10117 chromosome 1, complete sequence encodes:
- a CDS encoding 60S ribosomal uL14 domain-containing protein, whose translation MSLGLPVGAVMNCADNSGAKNLYVISVVGFGARLNRLPAAAAGDMVMASVKKGKPELRKKVMPAVICRQRKPWRRRDGIFLYFEDNAGVIVNAKGEMKGSAINGPVAKECADLWPRIASNAGTVV comes from the exons ATGTCCCTCGGTCTTCCCGTTGGAGCCGTCATGAACTGTGCCGATAACTCCGGTGCtaaga ACCTCTACGTTATCTCAGTCGTCGGTTTCGGTGCTAGACTTAACAGACTtcccgccgccgccgccggAGATATGGTCATGGCTTCcgtcaagaagggtaaacCTGAATTGAgaaagaagg TCATGCCCGCCGTCATCTGCCGACAACGAAAGCCatggagacgaagagacggTATCTTCCTTTACTTCGAGGACAACGCCGGTGTCATCGTCAACGCCAAGGGTGAGATGAAGGGTTCAGCTATCAACGGCCCCGTCGCTAAAGAATGCGCCGACTTGTGGCCCCGTATCGCCTCCAACGCCGGTACCGTCGTCTAA
- a CDS encoding 40S ribosomal protein uS7 gives MALQTLPNDVAKVASEGSVKLFGKWDAEGVEVKDISLTDYINVNHAVYVPHTAGRYAKKQFAKGRMPIVERLVNALMMNGRNNGKKIMAVRIVQHAFEIIHLVTEQNPIQVLVDAVVNTGPREDSTRIGSQGTVRRQAVDVSPLRRVNQAVSLLTVGTRESAFKNSKSVSECLADELVNAAKGSSNSYAIKKKDELERVAKSNR, from the exons ATGGCTCTTCAAACTTTACCAAACGATGTTGCTAAAGTAGCTTCAGAGGGATCTGTCAAGCTCTTCGGTAAATGGGATGCTGAGGG TGTCGAGGTTAAAGATATCTCTCTTACCGACTACATCAACGTTAACCACGCCGTCTACGTTC CCCACACCGCCGGTCGATATGCCAAGAAGCAATTCGCCAAGGGACGAATGCCCATCGTCGAGAGACTTGTCAACGC CCTCATGATGAACGGTCGAAACAACGGTAAGAAAATTATGGCCGTCCGAATTGTCCAACACGCCTTCGAGATCATCCACTTGGTGACCGAGCAAAACCCTATCCAAGTCCTTGTCGATGCCGTCGTCAACACCGGACCTCGGGAAGACTCCACCCGAATCGGATCTCAAGGTACCGTCCGAAGACAAGCCGTCGATGTTTCCCCCTTGAGACGAGTCAACCAAGCCGTCTCCCTCCTCACTGTCGGTACCAGAGAATCGGCCTTCAAGAACTCCAAGTCCGTCTCTGAGTGTTTAGCGGACGAGCTCGTCAACGCCGCCAAGGGTTCTTCCAACTCCTACgccatcaagaagaaggatgaactCGAACGAGTAGCCAAATCTAACCGATAA